A genomic stretch from Hemicordylus capensis ecotype Gifberg chromosome 1, rHemCap1.1.pri, whole genome shotgun sequence includes:
- the RTN4 gene encoding reticulon-4 isoform X5 yields MDSQPSSWKDKVVDLLYWRDVKKTGVVFGASLFLLLSLTVFSIVSVVAYIALALLSVAISFRIYKGVIQAIQKSDEGHPFRAYLDKDVAVSEELVQKYSHVVLGHCNNTVKELRRLFLVDDLVDSLKFAVLMWVFTYVGALFNGLTLLILALVSLFSIPVIYEKHQAQIDHYLGLVNKNVKDTVAKIQAKIPGLKRKAE; encoded by the exons ATGGACAGTCAGCCAAGCAGTTGGAAGGATAAGG TTGTTGACCTCCTCTACTGGCGAGACGTGAAGAAGACGGGTGTGGTGTTTGGAGCCAGCTTGTTCCTGCTCCTTTCGTTAACCGTGTTCAGTATCGTGAGTGTGGTCGCTTACATCGCCTTGGCCCTCCTCTCGGTGGCCATCAGTTTTCGGATATACAAGGGAGTTATCCAGGCCATCCAAAAGTCTGATGAAGGCCATCCGTTCAG GGCTTACTTGGATAAAGATGTCGCTGTGTCTGAGGAACTGGTCCAAAAATACAGCCACGTTGTGCTTGGCCACTGCAACAACACAGTTAAGGAGCTCAGGCGCCTCTTCCTAGTGGATGACTTGGTGGATTCCCTAAAG TTTGCCGTGTTGATGTGGGTGTTCACCTATGTTGGTGCCTTGTTCAATGGTCTGACATTGCTGATACTGG ccctggTTTCACTCTTCAGTATTCCTGTTATTTATGAAAAGCACcag GCTCAAATTGACCATTACCTGGGACTTGTGAATAAGAATGTCAAGGATACAGTGGCAAA GATCCAAGCTAAAATCCCTGGGCTGAAGCGCAAAGCTGAATGA
- the RTN4 gene encoding reticulon-4 isoform X4, with translation MPWLHKCQGQPQFSCCAGFEIVDLLYWRDVKKTGVVFGASLFLLLSLTVFSIVSVVAYIALALLSVAISFRIYKGVIQAIQKSDEGHPFRAYLDKDVAVSEELVQKYSHVVLGHCNNTVKELRRLFLVDDLVDSLKFAVLMWVFTYVGALFNGLTLLILALVSLFSIPVIYEKHQAQIDHYLGLVNKNVKDTVAKIQAKIPGLKRKAE, from the exons ATGCCCTGGCTGCACAAATGTCAGGGCCAGCCTCAATTTAGCTGCTGTGCTGGCTtcgaaa TTGTTGACCTCCTCTACTGGCGAGACGTGAAGAAGACGGGTGTGGTGTTTGGAGCCAGCTTGTTCCTGCTCCTTTCGTTAACCGTGTTCAGTATCGTGAGTGTGGTCGCTTACATCGCCTTGGCCCTCCTCTCGGTGGCCATCAGTTTTCGGATATACAAGGGAGTTATCCAGGCCATCCAAAAGTCTGATGAAGGCCATCCGTTCAG GGCTTACTTGGATAAAGATGTCGCTGTGTCTGAGGAACTGGTCCAAAAATACAGCCACGTTGTGCTTGGCCACTGCAACAACACAGTTAAGGAGCTCAGGCGCCTCTTCCTAGTGGATGACTTGGTGGATTCCCTAAAG TTTGCCGTGTTGATGTGGGTGTTCACCTATGTTGGTGCCTTGTTCAATGGTCTGACATTGCTGATACTGG ccctggTTTCACTCTTCAGTATTCCTGTTATTTATGAAAAGCACcag GCTCAAATTGACCATTACCTGGGACTTGTGAATAAGAATGTCAAGGATACAGTGGCAAA GATCCAAGCTAAAATCCCTGGGCTGAAGCGCAAAGCTGAATGA
- the RTN4 gene encoding reticulon-4 isoform X6 yields the protein MDARNVVDLLYWRDVKKTGVVFGASLFLLLSLTVFSIVSVVAYIALALLSVAISFRIYKGVIQAIQKSDEGHPFRAYLDKDVAVSEELVQKYSHVVLGHCNNTVKELRRLFLVDDLVDSLKFAVLMWVFTYVGALFNGLTLLILALVSLFSIPVIYEKHQAQIDHYLGLVNKNVKDTVAKIQAKIPGLKRKAE from the exons ATGGATGCCAGGAATG TTGTTGACCTCCTCTACTGGCGAGACGTGAAGAAGACGGGTGTGGTGTTTGGAGCCAGCTTGTTCCTGCTCCTTTCGTTAACCGTGTTCAGTATCGTGAGTGTGGTCGCTTACATCGCCTTGGCCCTCCTCTCGGTGGCCATCAGTTTTCGGATATACAAGGGAGTTATCCAGGCCATCCAAAAGTCTGATGAAGGCCATCCGTTCAG GGCTTACTTGGATAAAGATGTCGCTGTGTCTGAGGAACTGGTCCAAAAATACAGCCACGTTGTGCTTGGCCACTGCAACAACACAGTTAAGGAGCTCAGGCGCCTCTTCCTAGTGGATGACTTGGTGGATTCCCTAAAG TTTGCCGTGTTGATGTGGGTGTTCACCTATGTTGGTGCCTTGTTCAATGGTCTGACATTGCTGATACTGG ccctggTTTCACTCTTCAGTATTCCTGTTATTTATGAAAAGCACcag GCTCAAATTGACCATTACCTGGGACTTGTGAATAAGAATGTCAAGGATACAGTGGCAAA GATCCAAGCTAAAATCCCTGGGCTGAAGCGCAAAGCTGAATGA